The genomic DNA taccaagcccaaaaacatggtattacccttATATATGCCCAAAAacgttattaccatggtaccaagcccaaaaacatggtattactctTAGATACACCCAAAAacattattaccatggtaccaagcccaaaaacatggtattacccttATATATGCCCAaaaatgttattaccatggtaccaagcccaaaaacatggtattacccttATATATGCCCAAAAacgttattaccatggtaccaagcccaaaaacatggtattacccttatatacacccaaaaatgttattaccatggtaccaagcCCAAAAACACGGTATTACCCTTAGATACACCCAAAAACATTATTACCATGGTATCAAGCCCAAAAACACGGTATTACCCTTATATACACCCAAAAACGTTATTACCATTTTACCaatcccaaaaacatggtattacccttATATATGCCCAAAAacgttattaccatggtaccaagcccaaaaacatggtattatccttATATACACCCAAAAACGTTATTACCATGTTACCAATCCCAAAAACACGGTATTACCCTTATATATGCCCAAAAACGTTATTAACATGGTACCAAGTCCAAAaattatggtattaccatggtacatgttcgTACTACCCTGGAAACATGAcactttttggaactattttgtTAGAGGAAACTGTGTGTTAAGTGTGTGTTCATATAGACAGTGGTGTAAATGTAAAGAGTTTCGGGTTTAGAGGGTCTGATATCTCACCTGGGTTCACGGGAGCGGCGGTGGCTCTCATCCAGTCCTGCGGTTCGTCTCTCTCCACCGGTGCGCTCGGACCGCTCCTCAGCAGCTCCTGGTCCACCGGCGGAATGACGTTCACATCCACGCCGTTAACAGGCAGCGAGTGACCCGTCCCGTGCCCGTACAGCGGCGGCGGCCAGTCCTCGCGCCCACTGTGACCGAACCCGGGACTCCACGCGCTGCCGGTGTGATGCAGGTCATTGCCGAGGGCAGAAACCGGGTGGTATCCGCTGTAGTCCGGGTACGGGGCGGACGGGTACACGTTCAGGTGCGTCTGGCCGAGGTTCAGGTGTCTCGCGGGGTTGCCGTACATGGCCGTGTCCATCTCCAGCAGGAAACTCACGGACATTTTCGTCCCGCACGCACGTAAAGTTGTACTTTAACTAAACCTCACCTGCCCCAGAGCGCTCGCGGGCGCGCGTTTGTTTGCCGAGCAGTGACGTCACATCGGGACACCCACCTGAGCTGATTTATGACACGCGCACAGGTGCCGCTGACTGATGAAAGGCCCAATGCTCTGACGCGTGGCGACTGCTGTGGCCCTGACGCGACGCGACGCGACGCTCCATTGTCGCGTGCAGTGTAGATGGGATGTTTAATGTCTGTCATgttaaaaacattaacataaaGGTCAGAACGTGACCCGAACAGCTCAGGGCGCTTTACTTCTACTAACATGTTATCAGGTATTGCTTATAGCAGCCTGAGTGACTACTGAGACATTCTGAATGTTCAGTTTTCAGTTCTTAAATTGTTAAGCTGAACATTTagtttgtaataaaaaatgtggtattaaattagaaaaattgttaAACCTTTCACTAGTGGTGtcagacatttggaccccactgatgatgatgatgatgaaggtgGTCTCTCAGGGTTTGTTGTGGAGTCAGAGCGGCGCGCGTGTCTCTTTACATTAGAAAGCGCGCGTGCATTTCAAAGGATCCCGCGCGGCGCACATCAAAGAGCCGCAATAAACGCGACAAATGAGCGACACTGTAAATCAAGCTCACTGTATTCAAATGAAGATGACATGCCGTTTTCTGCTTCCTCTGAGAGACTCCTGCTACCGTGAGAACCGACAGAGAACATGATACATGCACTTTTAATGAGACTGGTCTGAATCCAGCTTGTGctgctttattaaagttcatttGATTATCATTCAGCACTTATATCTCATTTTAATGCAGGCCTTCTTACTATATTGATTATATAGTATTATAGCTATTTTTAGAATACTATttcataaatgtaattatattattacatCTAAAATTACAATCACCCGATTGTATGCAATTATCTACTCTTAATTTAGCTTGTGCTTAAAAAAATGTAGGTGCCCACTGATTATAAccatctataattttttttttttttattttatttttttctgctttgGAGTGAATTTTGTGTGACTTGCGAAAACAATAGCAGTCTAAGGGAAAATCCTGAGCCCATATTTCTCTAAGGTGACTTTTGTGACTTTTAGCCagctgtgacattcaatatgcaTTTTGTCCCCCACCAAAACTGTTGCTGTGATCAGTTTcagttatgtttatttatttttattttttgtattattgtttatattttatttatttgtttatttaccaTTTTTTATCAAAATGGCATTgtttaaatgctgtaaacaaacgTTGCAATCTGCATAGGTCTATACCAATTATaatatgttattatattattatagacTATTTGGCATATTATATTAAtctgtcaaataaaataataatcatcatatatTTAATGTACCttattacactaaaaaaatattaagcctatttttaagatatacacatttaaatttcataacaacatTCCATTAAATTGCATCACATTTAACTAAATTTAATTGATAAAACTTagtgtttagtttttattttatatggttAAAGAtgactcaattcagtttgatggaatcttgtttaaaataaaaatccagaaatcttaaaaaaaaaatgttgagtgTATAATATAGGCTATTGATGGGTTATAACAGGTCTAAAGGCACACCTTTAGgcaaattagctttttttctgcacaaaatgtatcaaaatctctctctctctctctctctctctctctctctctctctctctctctctctctctctctctctctctctccctctctctctctctctctattatttttaatgaataaggATGGAGcagcatcatttgtgtgaaaagtaataataacagaaggttgttttgatttaaaattaAGTTTCAGtctttaccccacacttgggtaGCCCCATTGTGCCCTATtctttatataatatattcatcAGCCTATGCCTCAATAtagtataatatttatttatttatgcctaATATGTATGATTACACTAAATGATGTGAtttccatttttaaataatttctctGAGTTCTCCCGTTTAAGAAAAACGTCTTCAGGCGATTGTTAGAAATAATGTACATGAGTGTTTGTGTTGGCCACTAGAGGGCAGCAGATAGCTGATTTTCACTCACTTTCTCTGTCTCTAATGAGACAGACATTATTTCTCTGTATTAGACAGACAGTTATAAACATGGTCAGTTTATGGCATATTATCACCCTCATAACAACGATTTAACATTTAATTACACAGAAATATCACTGATCCTCTTCGACTCTAATGCTGAACACAGTGGAACTTTTTTATGGCACGAAGGACAGACCTATGAAATAATCAGGTTAcatttaataatagtaatattaaaatacaataaaaataatataattaaattaaaatgtaatataaaacaataataaaaatatatatatttctgtagcCCTGCTCtctctcataaacacacacttTCTCTTTCAATTTTCCCTCTtgttaacattaaaataagcaTCTTCAAGTTTGTATATGCTGTAtacactcacaaactcacacacaaacacacacacacacacacacacacacacacacacacacacacacatgcgcgcgcacacacacatgcacgcacatacacactcacacacactcacacacacacacacacacacacacacacataaatgcacacacacatgtacacacatacacgctcacgcacacacacatacatgcgcgcgcacacacacgcacatacacacacacgcacatgcacacacatacacacacacacacacatgcgcgcgcgcacacacacatgcacacacgtacGTATGCACACacatgcgcgcgcgcgcgcacacacacacacacacacacacacacacacacacacacacacacacacatgctcaagcAATGCTTTTCATCTCCTCCTCCATTTCCTGTCTGTAAATTTGAGCCATAACTGCAGGCGACCTGCGGCATGTTCTGTGTTCATCAGTCATTTTTAAACAGGCCAACATTACAGTAACAGAGGCGCCTAAAACCACTGCCATCCAACTGCATACTACCAAAAGAAACATGTCTTTTTCATCGTAAATCAACCACACCTTAGATTAGTCACCCATATTTGTATCAATATGTTAAAGgggctgtaagtgattttagccgttTTAACTTACACGAGACTGTAGTGAACGAATCGGTCTTtttaaacaaatcttttaagtgaacgaatcattctcgttcacctccatacactgactcatatttttcGTTTACTGAAGCCTCTCCCTTTCGAAACCAATGAGCTGTGCTGCTTTTcgtgcctgtaaagactgactatagcacgagccaatagcattcgagtgcacgctgtgaaggagcatatcattggttggaCCCACCGAACGAACACTCCCCTTAACTGAACTAGTTGGTCATTTCATTCATGTCGTGAACTGAACATACTGGTAAACTTGTTTGCGACCAACATGAACGAATTAGTCATCATGAACGATGATCTGACCTAGAGGCGGAGCTGCATGTCGCTCGTTTCTATcatcaatctcgttcaacaagaaaattgaattatgaataaaagtgagtgatgaccacacattacaatgacatacggacgttattgaaact from Myxocyprinus asiaticus isolate MX2 ecotype Aquarium Trade chromosome 22, UBuf_Myxa_2, whole genome shotgun sequence includes the following:
- the cdx1a gene encoding homeobox protein CDX-1a; the encoded protein is MSVSFLLEMDTAMYGNPARHLNLGQTHLNVYPSAPYPDYSGYHPVSALGNDLHHTGSAWSPGFGHSGREDWPPPLYGHGTGHSLPVNGVDVNVIPPVDQELLRSGPSAPVERDEPQDWMRATAAPVNPGGKTRTKDKYRVVYSDIQRLELEKEFHFSRYITIRRKAELAVALSLSERQVKIWFQNRRAKERKMNKKRLQQAQENSTSSAPIHGNIGMVSSTNTGLMTDNISTNIKVEY